One Clupea harengus chromosome 12, Ch_v2.0.2, whole genome shotgun sequence DNA segment encodes these proteins:
- the LOC105899668 gene encoding stearoyl-CoA desaturase 5, translating to MVAVRRQCAVREEDVLSADKEGNCDETEPKSTNYKGDDVQGIVWRNVILMILLHSASIYSLFLIPVARPLTLAWSYVYFLITALGVTAGAHRLWSHRSYKAKLPLRVFLVAANCMAFQNDIFEWSRDHRVHHKYSETNADPHNARRGFFFAHIGWLFVRKHRDVIEKGRKLDTSDLLADPVVVFQRRYYKTLVLVMCFLVPTLVPWYFWGESLWNSYFLASILRYTVSLNVTWLVNSAAHMYGNRPYDITINPRENSFVTLGAIGEGFHNFHHTFPFDYSASEFGFRFNPTTCFINLMCWLGLASDCKKASAEMVQARKCRTGEGTS from the exons ATGGTGGCTGTACGCAGACAGTGCGCTGTGCGGGAGGAGGATGTACTAAGCGCCGACAAAGAGGGGAATTGCGACGAAACCGAACCGAAGTCTACAAATTACAAAGGAGACGACGTGCAAGGGATTGTCTGGAGAAATGTTATTCTTATGATCCTCCTTCATTCTGCGTCCATATATTCCCTCTTTTTGATTCCAGTGGCACGACCTCTTACCCTGGCGTGGT CATACGTATACTTCTTAATCACGGCCTTAGGAGTGACTGCAGGGGCCCACCGGTTATGGAGCCACAGGTCCTACAAGGCAAAGCTACCCCTCAGGGTCTTCTTGGTTGCTGCCAACTGCATGGCCTTCCAG AATGACATTTTCGAATGGTCGCGAGATCACAGGGTGCATCACAAGTACTCAGAGACAAACGCTGATCCCCACAACGCCAGGCGGGGCTTCTTCTTCGCTCACATTGGCTGGCTGTTTGTCCGGAAGCACCGAGATGTCATCGAGAAGGGCAGGAAGCTGGACACCAGCGATCTCTTGGCCGACCCTGTGGTGGTGTTTCAGAGGAG atACTATAAAACTTTAGTCCTAGTGATGTGTTTCCTGGTGCCCACCCTGGTCCCATGGTACTTTTGGGGAGAGAGCTTGTGGAACTCCTACTTCCTGGCGTCCATCCTGCGCTACACTGTCTCCCTCAACGTCACCTGGCTGGTAAACAGCGCCGCCCACATGTATGGAAACCGGCCCTATGATATAACTATAAACCCCCGTGAAAACAGCTTTGTCACGCTTGGAGCCATTG GTGAGGGTTTTCACAACTTCCACCACACCTTCCCATTTGACTACTCTGCCAGCGAGTTTGGCTTCCGCTTCAACCCCACCACCTGCTTCATAAACCTGATGTGCTGGCTCGGCCTGGCCAGCGACTGCAAGAAGGCCTCGGCCGAGATGGTCCAGGCCCGCAAATGCAGGACAGGCGAAGGAACCTCATGA